The DNA segment CCGCGCTGCTGGGCACCTCCACCTTCCTGCTCGGCTCGGTGGCCTCCCCGCTGGTGGGCATCGCGGGCGAGCGGACGGCCCTGCCGATGGCCCTCGTACAGCTCTCCTGCGCCATATTGGCGCTCGTGAGCTTCCTGGGACTGTGCCGCCCGTGGCAGCGTAGGGGGGAGACCACCGGGAGCACGGCCGGAGAGAGGACCCCGCGCTGAACGCACCGAGACTCACCTACGGCACGCCGTCCCGGGCGGGGCTGGACCCCGCCTGGACCGAGCGGCTGGTCCGCGGCGTGCGGGCGCTGCCCGAGGGCCGTCCGCCCTGGGCGCCCGGCGCCGTCGTCCTGGCCGGCCGCGGCCCCGTCGTCGCCGCCGAGGCCGCCGCGGGCTGGGCACTGCGCTACCGCGCCCACGACCCCGACCGCGACCGCGGCATCGACCTGCCCCGCGACCAGTGGGAGCCGATGCGGGTGGGCACCGTCTTCGACCTCGCCTCGCTCAGCAAGCTCTTCACCGCCATCGCCGCGGTCCAGCAGATCGAACGCGGCCGGCTGGCCCTCGACGACGAGGTCCGCGCCGAGCTGCCCGCCTTCGCCCCCGGCATCACCGTGCGGCAGCTCCTCACCCACACCTCCGGCCTCGCGCCCGAACTGCCCTTCCACGACCACCGGACCCGCGCCGCCCAACTGGCGCTCCTGTGGACGGAGGCCGCCGCCCCCAGCGGCCGCCCCGGCGCCGCCCACCGCTACTCCGACCTCAACCTCATCGCCCTCCAGCTGCTCCTGGAACAGCGCACCGGCCACCGGCTCGACGCCCTGATCCGGGACGGCGTCACCGGCCCGCTCGGCATGTCCAGCACCACCTACGGCCCGCTGGCCCCCCAGGGCGTGGCGGCGACCGAGGACCAGCGGCGGCCCTGGGCCAAGGCGGACCGCGGCCTGGTCCGCGGCGAGGTGCACGACGAGAACGCCTGGGCCCTGGGCGGCGTGGCCGGCCACGCGGGCCTCTTCTCCACCGCCCAGGACCTGGCCGTACTGTGCCGCACGCTGCTCAACGGCGGCGCCTACGGCACCGCCCGCATCCTCGGCCCCCGCGCGGTCGCCGCCCTGCTCGACCCGCCCGGCCTCGGCTTCGCGGTCGACCAGCCGTATTTCATGGGCGAGTTGGCGGGCCGCGGCGCCGCCGGGCACACCGGCTTCACCGGCACCAGCCTGGTCCTCGACCGCGCCACCGACACCTTCCTCGTCCTCCTCGCCAACACCGTCCACCCCCGCCGCCGTGACGGCGGCAGCGCCCCGCGCGCCGCGGCCGCCACCCGGCTGGCCCGCGCGGTCTCCCGCGCCACCTGACCGGGCGGGGCCCGCCGCGGGGCCCCGTAGAATTTCCCCCATGCACGAGGAACTGCGCGCCGCGCTGGCGGGCCTGCTCGACGGCCTGCCGCCCAAACAGGCCGCGCAGGCCGTCGAGCGGCTGATCACCAACTACCGGGGGACCACCCCCACCGACGCCCCGGTCCTGCGCGACCGCGCGGATGTGGCCGCCTACGCCGCCTACCGCATGCCGGCCACCTTCGAGGCGGTACGCGCCGCCCTGGCCGCGTTCGCCGCCCGGGTCCCCGACTGGTCCCCGGCCACCCATACCGACATCGGCGGCGGCACCGGAGCCGCCACCTGGGCCGCCGCGGCCACCTGGGACGGCCACCGCAGCACCGTCCTGGACTGGGCCCAGCCCGCCCTCGACCTCGGCCGGGAGCTGGCCGCCAAGACCCTGCCCGACACCGAGTGGCGGCGGCAGACCATCGGCGCGGGCCTGACCGTCCCCGACGGCACGGACCTCGTCACCGTCTCCTACGTCCTGGGCGAACTCCGCCCCGACGACCGCCGCGCCGTCGTCGCCGCCGCGGCCGCCGCCGCGACGGCCGTCGTCCTGATCGAACCGGGCACCCCCGACGGCTACCTCCGCATCCGCGAGGCCCGCACCCAGCTCACCGAGGCCGGCCTGCGCATCGTCGCCCCCTGCCCGCACGGCGACACCTGCCCCATCGTCCCCGGGGAAGACTGGTGTCACTTCGCGGCCCGGGTCAGCCGCTCCTCCCTGCACCGCCAGGTCAAGGGCGGCTCCCTCCCGTACGAGGACGAGAAGTTCAGCTACGTCGCCGCCACCACCCTCGACGCGGCCCCCGCCCCCGCCCGCGTCACCCGCAAGCCCCAAC comes from the Streptomyces angustmyceticus genome and includes:
- a CDS encoding serine hydrolase domain-containing protein, with protein sequence MRALPEGRPPWAPGAVVLAGRGPVVAAEAAAGWALRYRAHDPDRDRGIDLPRDQWEPMRVGTVFDLASLSKLFTAIAAVQQIERGRLALDDEVRAELPAFAPGITVRQLLTHTSGLAPELPFHDHRTRAAQLALLWTEAAAPSGRPGAAHRYSDLNLIALQLLLEQRTGHRLDALIRDGVTGPLGMSSTTYGPLAPQGVAATEDQRRPWAKADRGLVRGEVHDENAWALGGVAGHAGLFSTAQDLAVLCRTLLNGGAYGTARILGPRAVAALLDPPGLGFAVDQPYFMGELAGRGAAGHTGFTGTSLVLDRATDTFLVLLANTVHPRRRDGGSAPRAAAATRLARAVSRAT
- a CDS encoding small ribosomal subunit Rsm22 family protein, whose translation is MHEELRAALAGLLDGLPPKQAAQAVERLITNYRGTTPTDAPVLRDRADVAAYAAYRMPATFEAVRAALAAFAARVPDWSPATHTDIGGGTGAATWAAAATWDGHRSTVLDWAQPALDLGRELAAKTLPDTEWRRQTIGAGLTVPDGTDLVTVSYVLGELRPDDRRAVVAAAAAAATAVVLIEPGTPDGYLRIREARTQLTEAGLRIVAPCPHGDTCPIVPGEDWCHFAARVSRSSLHRQVKGGSLPYEDEKFSYVAATTLDAAPAPARVTRKPQLRKGQVLLDLCTARDGLQRTTVTKRHGTHYREARDTSWGDPWP